One genomic window of Campylobacter fetus subsp. fetus includes the following:
- the rpsT gene encoding 30S ribosomal protein S20, which yields MANHKSAEKRARQTIKRTERNRFYRTRLKNLTKAVRVAVASGDKDAALVALKDANKNFHSFVSKGFLKKETASRKVSRLAKLVSTLAA from the coding sequence ATGGCAAACCACAAATCTGCTGAAAAAAGAGCAAGACAAACTATAAAAAGAACCGAGAGAAATAGATTTTACCGTACAAGACTTAAGAATTTAACCAAAGCGGTAAGAGTTGCAGTAGCAAGCGGCGACAAAGACGCTGCATTAGTAGCTTTAAAAGATGCAAATAAAAACTTCCATAGCTTTGTAAGCAAAGGATTCCTTAAAAAAGAGACCGCTTCTAGAAAAGTTAGCCGCTTAGCAAAACTTGTTAGTACTTTAGCTGCATAA
- a CDS encoding phosphoethanolamine transferase, whose amino-acid sequence MKISSNIFILSFALFITLLNYKFFEFAINKAGFYENKIVILTLPVLFFALLIIAFSLLFLPYLTKPLSIFIGISGIAGAYFMNTYGTIIDSDMIRNAVQTDVKEVKDLLNWDIILWILGAVFVVIIVVKTKIIYSKVLHEIKIRSIFIVAALAIFGASFGIFSKNFIPFFRNYPEIRFFTTPFYPIYSIIKFTKSLTPKAEFQKIGLDATLKDDKKRLFVLVVGETARAANYSLNNYMKNDTNPYSKENGVLSFTNFYSCGTSTAISVPCMFSNLTKKTFSPSKANNTGNLLDVFTVANIDVSWFGNNSGWCKGVCDRLQNAKNYGGEGFDEVMLKDINSKIQNASKNSFIVVHLQGSHGPTYFKRYPKEFDKFNPTCDTAVLKDCTHDEIVNTYDNTILYTDYVMNKIINMLKDSKFETGLLYVSDHGESLGENGLYLHGMPYAFAPDFQIHVPAILWLNDNKKLDELSRLKDENLSQDYVFHSMLGFFSIDSNVYDNNLDLFAKDIK is encoded by the coding sequence ATGAAAATCAGCTCAAATATTTTTATATTGAGTTTTGCTCTTTTTATAACCTTGCTTAACTACAAATTTTTTGAATTTGCAATCAATAAAGCAGGTTTTTACGAAAACAAAATTGTTATTTTAACGCTTCCGGTGCTATTTTTTGCACTATTGATAATAGCTTTTAGCTTATTATTCCTACCTTATCTAACTAAACCATTATCAATTTTTATAGGTATTAGCGGAATTGCCGGAGCGTACTTTATGAACACGTACGGCACAATAATAGATAGCGATATGATAAGAAATGCGGTGCAAACGGATGTAAAAGAGGTGAAAGATCTACTAAATTGGGATATAATTTTATGGATTTTAGGCGCCGTTTTCGTCGTGATTATCGTAGTAAAAACGAAAATTATCTATTCTAAGGTTTTGCACGAGATAAAAATCAGATCTATTTTTATAGTAGCGGCTTTAGCCATTTTCGGAGCTTCTTTTGGTATATTTAGCAAAAACTTTATACCATTTTTTAGAAACTATCCGGAAATCAGGTTTTTTACAACTCCGTTTTATCCTATATACTCTATAATTAAATTTACAAAATCACTAACTCCTAAAGCAGAATTTCAAAAAATAGGACTTGACGCAACTCTAAAAGATGATAAAAAAAGATTATTTGTACTTGTAGTAGGAGAAACTGCGAGAGCTGCTAATTACTCGTTAAATAACTATATGAAAAACGATACCAACCCATACTCGAAAGAAAACGGCGTACTTAGCTTCACGAACTTCTACTCATGCGGAACATCTACTGCTATAAGCGTACCTTGTATGTTTTCAAATTTAACAAAAAAAACGTTTTCTCCAAGCAAAGCTAACAATACGGGTAATTTATTAGACGTATTTACTGTAGCAAATATTGATGTAAGCTGGTTTGGTAACAATTCTGGATGGTGCAAAGGAGTCTGCGATAGACTGCAAAACGCTAAAAATTACGGCGGAGAGGGCTTTGATGAAGTCATGCTAAAAGATATAAATTCCAAAATACAAAACGCTTCAAAAAACAGCTTTATAGTAGTTCATCTGCAAGGAAGCCATGGGCCAACTTACTTTAAAAGATATCCAAAAGAGTTTGATAAGTTCAACCCTACTTGCGATACTGCCGTACTAAAAGACTGTACGCATGATGAAATAGTAAATACATATGATAATACTATACTATATACCGATTATGTTATGAATAAAATAATAAATATGCTAAAAGATTCTAAATTTGAGACCGGGCTCCTTTACGTAAGTGATCACGGCGAGAGTTTGGGAGAAAACGGATTATATTTGCACGGTATGCCTTATGCTTTTGCTCCGGATTTTCAAATACATGTTCCTGCCATACTTTGGTTAAACGACAATAAAAAATTAGATGAATTGAGCAGATTAAAAGATGAGAATTTATCACAAGACTATGTTTTTCACTCTATGCTTGGATTTTTTAGTATAGATTCAAACGTGTATGATAACAATCTGGACTTATTTGCTAAGGATATAAAGTGA
- the prfA gene encoding peptide chain release factor 1 produces MLADKLRPFIDRYNELNSILSDPEVINDISRMTKLSKEQRNLESIKDATQRYLSILNGIEENKTLLEDPELGELAKDELKALETELPKLEEEIKLLLLPKDPNDEKNIFLELRAGTGGDEAALFVGDLATAYIRYTEERGYKYEIVSSSEGSAGGYKELILLIKGEGAYSRLKYEGGTHRVQRVPETESQGRVHTSAITVAIMPEVEDSEIDINPNDLKIDVMRSSGHGGQSVNTTDSAVRVTHIPTGLVVVNQDGKSQHKNKDAAIKVLKARLYDMQERERREKESKERKDQVGTGDRSGRIRTYNYPQNRISDHRINLTLYRLDAIMAAGLFDEIIDPLIAHYQAEAIANAGL; encoded by the coding sequence ATGTTAGCTGACAAACTACGTCCATTTATAGATCGCTACAATGAGTTAAACTCTATTCTTAGCGATCCAGAAGTCATAAACGATATATCTCGTATGACTAAACTCTCAAAAGAGCAAAGAAACTTAGAATCCATAAAAGACGCTACTCAAAGATACTTAAGTATCTTAAACGGTATAGAAGAAAATAAAACTCTACTTGAAGATCCAGAACTAGGCGAACTAGCTAAAGATGAGCTAAAAGCGCTAGAAACAGAGCTTCCGAAACTAGAAGAAGAGATAAAACTTCTGCTTCTTCCAAAAGATCCAAACGATGAAAAAAATATCTTTTTAGAGCTACGCGCCGGTACAGGAGGCGATGAAGCTGCCTTATTTGTAGGAGACTTAGCTACTGCGTATATAAGATATACCGAAGAGCGAGGCTATAAATACGAGATAGTAAGTTCAAGTGAAGGAAGTGCAGGCGGATATAAAGAGCTGATTTTACTCATAAAAGGCGAAGGTGCTTACTCAAGACTTAAGTATGAAGGCGGAACTCACAGAGTTCAAAGGGTGCCAGAAACAGAAAGTCAAGGTAGAGTGCACACTTCGGCTATCACAGTAGCCATCATGCCAGAAGTAGAAGATAGCGAGATAGATATAAATCCAAACGATCTTAAAATAGACGTTATGAGAAGCTCGGGTCATGGCGGACAGTCGGTAAATACCACAGACAGTGCCGTGCGCGTAACTCACATACCAACAGGCTTAGTCGTAGTCAATCAAGACGGTAAAAGCCAACACAAAAACAAAGACGCCGCTATAAAGGTCTTAAAAGCTAGGCTTTACGATATGCAAGAGCGCGAACGCAGAGAAAAAGAAAGCAAAGAGAGAAAAGATCAAGTCGGCACCGGAGATAGAAGCGGTCGTATCCGCACGTACAATTACCCACAAAACCGCATCAGCGATCACCGCATAAATCTCACTCTTTATAGGCTAGATGCGATTATGGCAGCAGGACTTTTTGATGAGATCATAGACCCGCTCATCGCGCACTACCAAGCAGAAGCCATAGCAAACGCCGGACTATAA
- a CDS encoding CopD family protein yields the protein MSYEAYLWVKWLHYAAFISWMAMLFYQPRLYVYHAEHIQNHGFVDVVKIQESKLYNGIGWIAMIITILSGLSILIFEKPELMKQGYFHMKLLCVIILVAYHFSLGYYLKQFKNNRCTKSGKFFRMYNEVPTIIMFIILYAMIIKVQL from the coding sequence ATGAGCTATGAAGCTTATTTATGGGTCAAATGGCTGCACTATGCTGCGTTTATCTCTTGGATGGCGATGCTATTTTATCAGCCACGACTTTATGTTTATCACGCAGAACACATACAAAATCATGGATTTGTCGATGTAGTAAAAATTCAAGAAAGTAAGCTTTACAACGGTATAGGCTGGATAGCTATGATAATTACCATTTTAAGTGGTCTTTCGATACTGATTTTTGAAAAACCGGAGCTTATGAAACAAGGGTATTTTCATATGAAATTGCTTTGTGTGATTATCTTAGTTGCGTATCATTTTAGCTTGGGGTACTATTTAAAACAGTTTAAGAATAACCGCTGTACAAAAAGCGGAAAGTTTTTTAGAATGTATAATGAAGTGCCGACAATAATAATGTTTATCATTCTATACGCTATGATTATAAAGGTGCAATTATAA
- a CDS encoding exodeoxyribonuclease III, with protein sequence MKLISWNVNGLRAALGKESFSWLDEHKPDFLALQEIKVSEDKIPAEIYNLGFENISANSAKRPGYSGVMSLSNLKSQNLKSQFFDDDEGRVLEHKFDNIHLFNIYFPNGQSGDERLAYKMDFYDKFLSYINALVSEGKGVIFCGDVNTAHREIDLKNPKANSKTSGFLPIERAWIDKVIDSGFIDTFRFINGDKENAYSWWSYRFNARAKNVGWRIDYFFISSNLKDKLKDAFILDSIEGSDHCPVGIEIDL encoded by the coding sequence TTGAAACTAATTTCGTGGAACGTAAATGGACTTAGAGCAGCGCTTGGAAAAGAGTCTTTTTCGTGGCTAGATGAGCATAAACCGGACTTTTTAGCTTTGCAAGAGATCAAAGTAAGTGAAGATAAGATACCAGCAGAAATTTATAATCTGGGATTTGAAAATATATCCGCAAATTCAGCCAAAAGACCTGGCTACTCAGGTGTGATGAGTTTGTCGAATTTAAAATCTCAAAATTTAAAATCGCAGTTTTTTGATGATGATGAAGGCAGAGTTTTGGAACATAAATTTGATAATATACATCTTTTCAATATATACTTTCCAAACGGTCAAAGCGGAGATGAAAGACTAGCATATAAGATGGATTTTTATGACAAATTTCTATCTTATATCAATGCTTTGGTGAGCGAAGGCAAAGGAGTGATATTTTGCGGCGACGTAAATACCGCTCACCGTGAAATCGACCTTAAAAATCCAAAAGCCAACTCCAAAACAAGCGGATTTTTGCCTATTGAAAGGGCGTGGATAGATAAGGTTATCGATAGCGGATTTATAGATACTTTTAGATTTATAAATGGCGACAAAGAGAACGCTTACTCATGGTGGAGCTATAGATTTAACGCAAGAGCTAAAAATGTCGGTTGGCGGATTGATTATTTTTTCATTAGCTCAAATTTAAAAGATAAACTAAAAGACGCCTTTATACTTGATAGCATAGAAGGTAGCGATCACTGTCCAGTGGGTATCGAGATAGATCTATAA
- a CDS encoding MmcQ/YjbR family DNA-binding protein encodes MTRETVFKYAKEKYGTIPDHPWKKYPKYAILRHLKNQKWYGAVINIPRNKLGLNGDDAVDVLNVKCEKDLAILLKDNEAIFSAYHMNKKNWISILLEKAENKMVFDLISQSYKITL; translated from the coding sequence ATGACCAGAGAGACCGTATTTAAGTATGCAAAAGAAAAGTACGGTACGATCCCCGATCATCCATGGAAAAAATATCCGAAATACGCCATTTTAAGACATTTAAAAAATCAAAAATGGTACGGAGCCGTAATCAATATACCAAGAAACAAACTCGGACTAAATGGAGATGACGCGGTTGATGTTTTGAATGTCAAATGCGAGAAAGATTTGGCTATTTTGCTAAAAGATAACGAAGCCATCTTTTCCGCTTATCACATGAACAAAAAGAACTGGATATCGATTTTGCTTGAAAAGGCGGAAAATAAGATGGTTTTTGATCTCATTTCGCAAAGTTATAAAATAACTCTTTAA
- a CDS encoding isochorismatase family protein: protein MDSIVTVIDMQTKLLNVMSDKNLLQNSVKFLKIANDLGLKVIATQQYKKGLGDTDEQILNLINSKIFDKSEFSAFNVIKDEISGYRNVILIGVEAHICVYQSAKDLLNNGYNVTLVDECVGSRDERNKELTFLNLNGVTVKSAEMIAFEMMRSAEHVKFKDISKLIK, encoded by the coding sequence ATGGATAGTATAGTCACGGTTATCGATATGCAAACTAAGCTTTTAAACGTGATGAGCGATAAAAATTTGTTGCAAAACAGTGTTAAATTTCTAAAAATAGCAAATGATCTAGGACTTAAGGTGATCGCTACGCAGCAGTATAAAAAAGGGCTTGGCGATACCGATGAGCAGATATTAAATTTGATAAATTCCAAAATATTTGATAAGTCGGAATTCTCGGCTTTTAACGTTATAAAAGATGAAATTTCAGGTTATAGAAATGTGATTTTGATCGGAGTAGAAGCTCATATATGCGTATATCAAAGCGCAAAAGATCTGCTAAATAATGGTTATAATGTGACTTTGGTAGACGAGTGTGTGGGCAGTAGAGACGAAAGAAACAAAGAGCTTACTTTTTTAAATTTAAATGGCGTTACCGTAAAATCTGCCGAAATGATAGCGTTTGAGATGATGCGAAGTGCCGAGCATGTCAAATTTAAAGATATCTCAAAGTTGATAAAATAG
- the lspA gene encoding signal peptidase II translates to MSKVIFKFLSYFAAIFAVDQIIKWIFLNGFRYKGEFIDLVLVFNKGVAFSMFEFLGTNLKYIQLALIAVLLGYLFGQKELLKSHPAAFGLLLGGGCSNILDRFVHGGVVDYIFWHKWFNFAVFNFADMMIDLAILIILIQSFMHRKK, encoded by the coding sequence ATGAGTAAGGTAATTTTTAAATTTTTATCATATTTTGCAGCTATATTTGCCGTTGATCAGATTATAAAATGGATATTTTTAAACGGATTTAGATATAAAGGCGAGTTTATAGATCTTGTTTTGGTCTTTAATAAAGGTGTGGCATTTTCTATGTTTGAGTTTTTGGGAACAAATTTAAAATACATCCAGTTAGCTCTCATCGCTGTCCTTTTGGGCTATCTTTTTGGACAAAAAGAACTTTTAAAATCCCATCCCGCGGCATTTGGTCTGCTTCTTGGCGGAGGCTGCTCAAATATACTTGATCGATTTGTGCATGGCGGTGTGGTTGACTATATTTTTTGGCATAAATGGTTTAACTTTGCCGTATTTAACTTTGCCGATATGATGATAGATCTGGCGATTTTGATTATTTTGATTCAGAGTTTTATGCATAGGAAAAAGTAA
- a CDS encoding NINE protein, with the protein MQRNIYIAYALWFFLGGFGAHRIYCGKFLSGLLQLLLFWIGSLTAIFLVGYIFLAIWGIWWLADLFFTSNWVEKLNSVNCIEKSISDSHKLKNVEKLYELYKNGAMSYDEYLRRKDEILG; encoded by the coding sequence ATGCAAAGAAATATTTATATAGCGTATGCGCTCTGGTTTTTTCTAGGCGGTTTTGGTGCTCATAGGATATATTGCGGCAAATTTTTGAGCGGATTGTTGCAATTATTGCTATTTTGGATCGGAAGTTTAACCGCTATATTTTTAGTTGGATATATATTTCTTGCTATTTGGGGAATTTGGTGGCTTGCAGATCTGTTTTTTACCTCTAATTGGGTAGAAAAATTAAATTCAGTTAATTGTATAGAAAAAAGCATTAGCGATTCTCATAAATTAAAAAACGTAGAAAAACTATATGAATTGTATAAGAACGGCGCTATGAGTTACGATGAGTATCTCAGGCGTAAAGATGAAATTTTAGGCTAA
- the glmM gene encoding phosphoglucosamine mutase has translation MKLFGTDGVRGRAGEKLNAMTAMRLAMAAGIYFRKNSITNKILVGKDTRKSGYMIETAIVAGLTAVGYNVIQIGPMPTPAIAFLTEDMRCDAGIMISASHNPFDDNGIKFFDSFGNKLSVEAEQAIENIFFHNEIIENNQKIGLEIGQSKRIDDVIGRYIVHIKNSFPKSLTLKGLRVVLDVANGAVYKVAPTVFSELGAETIVLNDEPNGGNINDGCGALHPENLAKEVKRLRADIGFAFDGDADRLVVVDENAKVVDGDALLGVLATYLDENKMLDKKEIVATVMSNAALDDYLAKHKIKLLRSNVGDKFVLEMMKENGINFGGEQSGHIIFSDFSKTGDGLVSALQVSACLLAKNKKASEIFGSIKAYPQKLSNLKIIEKRPLDELKGLKELEDELKKLGIRTLFRYSGTENVIRLLLEGKDEALVTKKIAEVEKFFIKALNE, from the coding sequence ATGAAGCTTTTTGGAACTGATGGAGTTAGAGGCAGAGCCGGAGAGAAGCTAAACGCGATGACTGCGATGAGACTAGCGATGGCTGCTGGAATTTACTTTCGTAAAAACTCAATTACAAATAAAATTTTAGTCGGAAAAGATACCAGAAAAAGCGGATATATGATCGAAACCGCGATAGTAGCCGGACTTACCGCAGTTGGATATAATGTTATACAAATAGGTCCTATGCCGACTCCAGCGATAGCATTTTTGACTGAAGATATGCGCTGTGACGCCGGCATAATGATAAGCGCCAGTCATAATCCATTTGATGATAACGGTATCAAATTTTTTGATAGTTTCGGAAATAAGCTAAGCGTAGAGGCTGAACAAGCCATAGAAAATATATTTTTTCATAATGAAATAATAGAAAACAATCAAAAAATAGGTCTCGAAATCGGTCAGTCAAAAAGAATTGACGATGTTATAGGCAGATACATAGTTCATATCAAAAACTCATTCCCTAAAAGTCTTACTTTAAAAGGTTTAAGAGTTGTTTTGGACGTTGCAAACGGCGCAGTTTATAAAGTCGCTCCGACCGTATTTAGCGAGCTTGGAGCAGAGACAATAGTTTTAAACGATGAACCAAACGGCGGAAATATAAATGATGGCTGCGGTGCTTTGCATCCTGAAAATTTGGCAAAAGAAGTTAAAAGATTAAGAGCCGATATAGGATTTGCTTTTGACGGTGATGCCGATAGACTTGTGGTTGTCGATGAAAATGCAAAAGTTGTCGATGGAGACGCTTTGCTCGGCGTTTTGGCTACTTATCTTGATGAAAATAAGATGCTTGATAAAAAGGAGATAGTAGCCACCGTGATGAGTAATGCCGCACTTGACGACTATCTTGCAAAACACAAAATTAAGCTTCTTCGTTCAAACGTCGGAGATAAATTCGTTCTTGAAATGATGAAAGAAAACGGCATAAATTTCGGCGGTGAGCAGAGCGGACACATCATATTTAGCGATTTTTCAAAGACCGGCGACGGACTTGTTTCAGCTTTGCAAGTAAGCGCTTGTCTCTTAGCTAAAAATAAAAAAGCCAGCGAGATATTCGGGAGTATTAAAGCATATCCACAAAAACTTTCAAATTTGAAAATTATAGAAAAGAGACCTCTTGATGAGCTTAAAGGCTTAAAAGAACTTGAAGACGAGCTTAAAAAACTAGGAATTCGCACTCTTTTTAGATATTCTGGGACTGAAAACGTTATAAGACTTTTGCTTGAGGGAAAAGACGAAGCATTGGTAACTAAAAAGATAGCTGAAGTAGAAAAATTCTTTATAAAAGCATTAAATGAGTAA
- a CDS encoding diacylglycerol kinase has protein sequence MRNQPKYSFFKNSSYAFSGLFDIISSEKSFKIELAIIIPLLIVSVFLNLTLSEHLLLAAVLFLILVVECINSSIERAVDLTTTNYHILAKKAKDAASAAVFLSICLAGLVWISIILNLIF, from the coding sequence GTGAGAAATCAACCGAAATATAGCTTTTTTAAAAACTCATCATATGCCTTTAGCGGACTTTTTGATATCATATCTAGCGAAAAAAGCTTTAAAATAGAACTAGCCATCATAATTCCTCTACTTATCGTATCTGTTTTTTTAAATTTAACCCTAAGCGAACATCTACTTTTAGCCGCCGTGCTATTTTTGATTCTTGTAGTAGAGTGTATCAACTCATCTATAGAAAGAGCCGTAGACCTTACTACGACAAACTATCATATACTAGCTAAAAAAGCAAAAGACGCTGCAAGTGCGGCTGTGTTTTTAAGTATATGTTTAGCGGGATTAGTATGGATAAGTATAATTTTAAATTTAATATTCTAA